From Litoribacterium kuwaitense:
TAAACACACTGATGAGAATCCCGCCTAATCCTGGAGCGACAAATACAGCCGTTTGCAATATTCCAGTGTTTATCGCGTTTACAAATTGCAAGTCTTTTCTTTGTACTAACTTAGGAATAGAAGCAAATTGAGATGTATGATAAATCTGTGTTAAAACACCAACCATAAAAGCAGCTGTGTACACTTCCCAGATCAGTAATTGATCCATGATGTAAAGTACACCTAGAGCCCCTATCAGTAAAAATCTGCCAAAATCGCATAGAAACAATATTTTTTTACGATTAAAATGATCGGCCAACACACCCGTGAATGGCTGTATTAAAATAGGCAGCCTTTCCAACGCTGCTACCACTCCCATCTTGAATGGTGAACCAGTGATCGCTAACACAATCAGAGGCAGAGCAATTAAATAGACCTGGTCTCCAAAAAAAGACACGACGTTGCCTCCGATCAATCGAAATACAGGGTAATTCCTTTTAAGTTCAGGTACTTTTTTTCTTGAGTCATCATGTGCGACTGAATCTTCCATAGAGACTTCTCCTTTGTTATTGATCTTCCAAATAAAGTTTGAGTTCCGCTGGTAAATGCTCAATCGCTTGATGATCTATCGTATATTCACTAGAACTTTGCGAGACTAGCCTGGCAGATTTTAATATCTTTAAATGATGATGAACCGTTGTTTTACCTAATTCTAATTCAATGGTTAACTCTTGTAGTGATAGATTCTTCTCTTTAATCATTTTCAAGATTTTCAGACGTGTCTCATCCCCTAATGCTTTAAATCTTTGTACTAAGAGCTTATTAGGGACAAATCGACTTTCCCCTGAAATACTTTCATTCGCCACTGCATAATAAAAAACTTTTACGCCCTCCAAATCCGCTTCGACATTCCATGGGCGATAAATGTAATGTGGAACGAGTAAAACCTTATGTACACTTGGCTCAGGAGGATATTTCACGCCATCTGTTGCCCATTCTACAAACTGATCCGGCTCTAAACGATGAAGCATTTTTTCTTTCAAAGCTTTATCTCTTGAAAGAATCTCTTCCAGTTTTTCTTTTTGAGGATAGATTACACAATCAAACCATCCCGACATCACCGTGAGCAGATGAGTTTTCAATTCCTCAGTGGATACTTGACTGATATATTCAAGGTAGTCTGGCAGAAAAGAATGTTCTCTCGTGATGTATTGTAATTGTCTAAGGGCTTCTTCTGACTCTTTTAATAGCGCATTCTTTACTTCTTCTTGTGCTTTACCGAGGTACGGAATTGCGATGCTTTTTAACTCCGTGGATGATAAACTCTGGACATATTTTTCAAAAGAAGCGATTTCTTCTAGGTCTTTTTGATGCAAGATTTGGAGAAGGGTCTTCCATGTATTGAATTTTCGGACGTATTCAAGTTCCTCTTTCATATCCTTTGATAAGCTTTTCATGATCAAGTCTCTATTTTGCTTAGAAAGATCCAATGTATCAACCAATGCTTCGTTTGTCATGGCTGCTATCCCTAGTGCACATTCCCACAAAAGAGAGC
This genomic window contains:
- a CDS encoding ArsR/SmtB family transcription factor; translation: MDIVTTGIKRKREKYAVEIKSSLLWECALGIAAMTNEALVDTLDLSKQNRDLIMKSLSKDMKEELEYVRKFNTWKTLLQILHQKDLEEIASFEKYVQSLSSTELKSIAIPYLGKAQEEVKNALLKESEEALRQLQYITREHSFLPDYLEYISQVSTEELKTHLLTVMSGWFDCVIYPQKEKLEEILSRDKALKEKMLHRLEPDQFVEWATDGVKYPPEPSVHKVLLVPHYIYRPWNVEADLEGVKVFYYAVANESISGESRFVPNKLLVQRFKALGDETRLKILKMIKEKNLSLQELTIELELGKTTVHHHLKILKSARLVSQSSSEYTIDHQAIEHLPAELKLYLEDQ